The Paenibacillus sp. MBLB1832 genome has a window encoding:
- a CDS encoding TniQ family protein, whose translation MNKFLNIPCPIIDETLGSYLSRLLKSNYYQSKAVIKKMSCNFENKLLLNQKKSIDLSHRVSKEYIAKLYHNQKIMNICMNNPFVSKYGFLKDSIRICPKCLEDNPFHRNVWRFVGYTICQEHNSYMLSHCTCGREIRSLSTDLLFCDCGKDYRSINAVKRVQHKNNHNYFIYSKIMNNNLSNEPESNFLSSLEVQDSIEILLRLSKYLLYRGKVRTSCWAFLQDIILMDSLMNESWSYFLDWPIKFNCLMVNLDDGLFNNKLISLKNELNRDPYIILTQEVLNFLNLKTKHVEPILNGLEKEITSFLTKSMNAVGDKFGFKIGLHE comes from the coding sequence ATGAATAAATTTTTAAATATACCTTGTCCTATTATAGACGAGACTCTTGGTAGTTATTTAAGCAGATTACTAAAAAGTAATTATTACCAATCAAAAGCTGTTATAAAAAAAATGAGTTGTAACTTTGAGAATAAATTACTTCTGAATCAAAAAAAATCAATTGATCTATCACATAGAGTTTCTAAAGAGTATATTGCGAAGCTATATCATAATCAAAAAATAATGAATATTTGTATGAATAATCCATTTGTTAGTAAGTATGGATTTCTTAAAGATTCAATACGTATTTGCCCAAAATGTTTGGAAGATAATCCGTTCCACAGGAATGTATGGAGATTTGTAGGTTATACAATCTGCCAAGAACATAACAGTTATATGCTTAGTCATTGTACATGCGGTAGGGAAATTAGGAGCTTAAGTACAGATTTACTTTTCTGTGATTGTGGTAAAGATTATCGTTCAATTAACGCAGTTAAGAGAGTGCAACATAAAAACAACCATAATTATTTCATTTACTCTAAAATAATGAATAATAATTTATCTAACGAGCCGGAGTCTAATTTCTTGAGTTCATTAGAGGTACAGGATTCAATCGAAATATTGCTTCGCCTCTCGAAATATTTATTATATAGGGGGAAGGTTAGAACTAGTTGTTGGGCATTCTTACAAGATATCATACTGATGGACAGCTTGATGAATGAAAGTTGGAGTTATTTTTTAGATTGGCCTATTAAATTTAATTGTCTTATGGTCAATTTAGATGATGGTTTGTTTAATAATAAACTAATAAGTCTAAAGAATGAATTAAACAGAGATCCGTATATTATTTTAACTCAAGAGGTTTTAAACTTTTTGAACCTGAAAACTAAACATGTCGAACCTATATTAAATGGGCTTGAAAAGGAAATTACTTCATTTTTAACAAAATCCATGAATGCAGTAGGGGATAAATTTGGATTTAAAATTGGACTACATGAGTAG
- a CDS encoding TnsA endonuclease N-terminal domain-containing protein encodes MPYKPARGIKPKRKGYRGKEPFLKTGEMIHWESFLERNFIRLADFDQQVDEIFYQPVCIRYSLNGKKHKYFPDFKLILKDGRVFIIEVKALRFKNSPKNVIKYEVGRKFCEAQGWNYEVFTEVEINPRHLQTNLSLLRHLGTQEVTDNIMDLVLEQLQLKTEMYLFELRESCRKLMKRASIKLFIN; translated from the coding sequence TTGCCATACAAACCGGCTCGAGGAATTAAGCCGAAAAGAAAAGGTTACCGCGGGAAAGAACCATTTCTTAAAACTGGCGAAATGATTCATTGGGAAAGTTTCCTTGAAAGGAACTTCATTAGATTAGCTGACTTCGATCAGCAAGTTGATGAGATTTTTTATCAACCAGTCTGTATCCGTTATTCATTGAATGGTAAGAAGCATAAGTATTTTCCGGATTTCAAATTAATCCTGAAAGATGGTCGAGTATTCATTATTGAGGTGAAAGCTCTTCGATTTAAGAATTCCCCTAAAAATGTAATTAAGTATGAAGTTGGACGTAAATTTTGCGAAGCTCAGGGGTGGAATTATGAGGTATTCACAGAGGTAGAAATAAACCCAAGACACTTGCAAACCAATCTTTCATTGCTTCGTCACCTAGGTACTCAAGAAGTAACGGACAATATTATGGACCTTGTTTTGGAGCAATTACAGTTAAAAACAGAAATGTATCTTTTTGAATTGAGGGAATCTTGTCGGAAATTGATGAAGAGAGCTTCTATAAAGCTGTTTATCAATTGA
- a CDS encoding TniB family NTP-binding protein gives MEFERLAGKVPDSKELKRRVEHVRQIIVHHPKYENLLEELETLLNLSEGSVSPDGLFIIGPTGAGKSTVTKEFTARYPREIKETDDRVYTHIPVLRVVVPPKATPRMLASKILEDMGDPFSHKGSESELTSRIHHFAKELGIKGFIFDEFQHLIDADTEYVLATASNWVKTFTEEIGIAVILCGMPESVKVFISNPQLDRRFCNKVALEAFAYGTVEEILTFRVFLQKVDKMLPFAELANLADPRMADKLYFISMGIPFYVMKLLEYATYIAAKAGADKITEAHLEKALMKVKQVARPFVANPFADPNFDLEAALGTENDAMNKYKEKLMIKRKKGRNSQKAQGPSLNV, from the coding sequence TTGGAGTTTGAGCGATTAGCAGGAAAAGTACCTGATTCGAAGGAGTTGAAGAGACGGGTTGAACATGTAAGACAGATTATTGTCCACCACCCAAAGTATGAAAATCTTCTAGAAGAGTTAGAAACGCTCCTAAATTTGTCGGAAGGCTCAGTGAGTCCGGATGGCCTATTCATTATTGGGCCAACTGGAGCAGGTAAAAGTACTGTAACCAAGGAGTTTACGGCAAGATATCCTCGAGAAATTAAAGAAACGGATGATCGAGTATACACTCATATTCCAGTATTAAGGGTAGTCGTTCCCCCAAAAGCTACACCGAGAATGCTTGCTTCGAAAATACTTGAAGATATGGGAGATCCCTTCAGCCATAAAGGGTCCGAATCTGAGTTGACCAGTCGTATTCATCACTTTGCTAAGGAACTTGGGATAAAAGGATTTATTTTTGACGAGTTTCAGCATCTAATTGATGCAGACACCGAATATGTGCTAGCGACAGCATCAAACTGGGTCAAAACATTTACTGAAGAAATTGGCATTGCTGTTATTCTCTGTGGAATGCCAGAATCAGTAAAAGTTTTTATTAGTAATCCCCAATTAGATCGAAGATTTTGCAACAAAGTTGCGTTAGAAGCTTTCGCATATGGTACCGTTGAGGAGATTCTTACTTTCAGGGTATTTCTTCAAAAAGTTGATAAGATGCTCCCTTTTGCTGAATTGGCGAATCTAGCTGATCCGCGAATGGCAGATAAACTGTATTTTATTTCGATGGGGATACCTTTTTATGTCATGAAGTTACTTGAATATGCAACCTATATTGCAGCTAAGGCGGGCGCTGATAAAATAACTGAAGCACATTTGGAGAAGGCGCTTATGAAAGTAAAACAAGTGGCTAGACCATTTGTTGCAAATCCCTTCGCTGATCCAAATTTTGATTTAGAAGCAGCGCTTGGTACTGAGAATGATGCGATGAACAAGTACAAAGAGAAACTGATGATTAAAAGGAAAAAGGGAAGAAACTCACAGAAAGCTCAAGGACCTTCGCTAAATGTATAG
- a CDS encoding helix-turn-helix domain-containing protein, translating into MSESILKLIGKRIRDLRKEKGLSQEQLGELANLNYTYIGGVERAETNISVLNLTKIAHALNVGVIELFSYTRINNQTKGRSSDLEQIIELLLSISPKEVKKAKNILMEVFDKN; encoded by the coding sequence ATGTCTGAATCAATTTTAAAATTAATTGGTAAACGGATACGGGACTTACGAAAAGAAAAAGGATTGTCACAGGAGCAATTAGGTGAGTTGGCGAACTTAAACTACACCTATATTGGGGGAGTCGAGCGAGCGGAAACCAATATATCTGTCCTTAATCTTACAAAAATTGCACATGCATTAAATGTTGGGGTAATTGAACTCTTCTCTTATACTAGGATAAACAACCAAACAAAAGGGAGATCTTCTGATTTAGAACAAATCATTGAGCTTCTTCTTTCAATCAGTCCTAAAGAAGTGAAAAAAGCGAAGAACATATTGATGGAAGTTTTTGATAAAAATTAA
- the lepB gene encoding signal peptidase I, translating to MKLSVFLMLITVLLTACTVEPLQDNVTKQDINIINSVEGKNVYNHRYDNMDRGHHEFDGFEIVVDQTYYKSNDVQRGEIVFYKIPKLENSKINLSENEIARIVALPGENIRIDKGQIYINGRKLDTFYGQAHRLGMNIEELQEAANLSDLADNIRENFKGNVKFIQESDETNKIELKVPEGQYYIIGDDWFRSADSRHFGTIPKNNILGKVLGVVKK from the coding sequence ATGAAATTAAGCGTATTTCTTATGTTAATTACTGTTTTACTAACAGCTTGCACCGTAGAGCCGCTACAAGATAATGTAACAAAACAGGATATTAATATAATTAACTCCGTTGAAGGTAAGAATGTATACAATCACCGTTATGACAACATGGATCGGGGTCATCATGAGTTCGATGGCTTCGAAATTGTAGTCGATCAAACGTATTACAAATCAAATGACGTTCAAAGAGGGGAAATCGTATTTTATAAAATTCCAAAATTGGAGAACTCCAAAATTAATTTGAGCGAGAATGAAATTGCAAGAATTGTCGCCTTGCCTGGAGAGAATATCCGCATTGATAAAGGTCAGATTTATATAAACGGAAGAAAACTTGATACCTTTTACGGGCAAGCACACAGACTTGGAATGAACATTGAAGAATTGCAAGAGGCAGCAAATCTATCTGATTTAGCTGATAACATTCGCGAAAATTTTAAAGGGAATGTAAAATTTATTCAGGAAAGTGACGAAACCAATAAGATAGAATTAAAAGTACCTGAGGGTCAGTATTACATTATTGGAGACGATTGGTTTCGTAGTGCGGACAGCAGACATTTTGGAACAATCCCAAAAAATAATATACTGGGTAAGGTTCTTGGTGTGGTGAAGAAATGA
- a CDS encoding TniQ family protein, which yields MKNEFHKQLLIRPFILSDESISGFLYRVSKMNRYRFSYLYNYMHLSIYEAHNNEFNQESLQMLEALVDSENGFINERNGYNLKSFLGADLYTKIIMKNKVKYCPVCIKDNYYHRTSWCLTPFHVCIVHNVMLVDQCPQCRQMISLSAFMNRKCGECSLNFKKIEPEMKDNVLLLLESQKQIQNALWEKDRITIENFNFNFKNFFQLAYCSFHLLIGGIDYTEMSTENLSFFHNQSEGVKSGLKLAIGIANVYWMYLDFPNNFYRVLNDFLKRNPGSQRYERLSAFQKILEELECYKIAEAYNAYFLKQIDDGNVRKDFSVFKRYPNLLEHRGRVRREEVRQKTGIAYEKLHELNDYNELNIETKYTNGQQRYLVEKSKLDSYLCSKQTLISKKEVGLIIEIIPDSVQKIVDAGYLTAMRVANSPNAMYQIEEVNKLVEDCLGVIVEDISASMISFHHVLSKYAKHSFTILEIIAFTLSGQLKPYRVSESRTLADNYYNDAQLKVCMGIIKKRKQEENGFSFNDVMKSLKVGEKRLWKVLREQGIEADYTLIWKDGRKRYYFKEETILRIKAYISKSTEINELNAIEGI from the coding sequence ATGAAAAATGAATTTCATAAACAATTGCTAATCCGACCCTTTATCTTAAGTGATGAGAGTATATCAGGCTTTCTTTACCGAGTATCTAAAATGAATAGATACCGATTTTCATACCTTTATAATTATATGCACTTATCAATCTATGAGGCACATAATAACGAATTCAATCAAGAATCATTACAGATGTTGGAAGCATTAGTTGATAGCGAAAATGGTTTTATTAATGAAAGGAATGGATACAATTTAAAAAGCTTTTTAGGAGCAGATCTATATACCAAAATTATTATGAAAAATAAAGTCAAATATTGTCCTGTATGTATCAAAGATAATTACTATCATCGAACATCCTGGTGTTTAACTCCATTTCATGTATGTATTGTTCATAATGTAATGTTGGTTGATCAATGCCCACAGTGCAGGCAAATGATTAGTTTGTCAGCTTTTATGAATCGTAAATGTGGAGAGTGTTCCTTAAATTTCAAAAAGATAGAGCCAGAGATGAAAGATAATGTGTTGTTATTGTTGGAATCCCAAAAACAAATACAAAATGCCTTATGGGAAAAAGATAGAATTACAATTGAGAATTTTAATTTTAATTTTAAAAATTTTTTCCAATTGGCGTACTGTAGCTTTCACTTACTTATTGGTGGGATTGATTATACCGAGATGTCTACAGAAAATTTATCGTTTTTTCATAATCAGTCCGAAGGTGTGAAAAGTGGGCTAAAATTAGCAATTGGAATAGCCAATGTGTATTGGATGTATTTAGATTTTCCTAATAACTTCTACAGGGTTCTGAATGATTTTTTAAAGCGAAATCCAGGAAGTCAGCGATATGAACGACTTAGTGCTTTTCAAAAAATACTTGAGGAACTCGAATGTTATAAGATTGCTGAGGCATATAACGCTTATTTTTTGAAACAAATTGATGATGGGAATGTACGGAAAGATTTTTCTGTATTCAAAAGATATCCTAATTTACTTGAGCATAGAGGTAGGGTTCGAAGGGAAGAAGTAAGACAGAAAACAGGAATTGCCTATGAAAAATTACATGAATTAAACGATTATAACGAGTTAAACATCGAAACGAAGTATACAAACGGCCAGCAAAGATATTTAGTTGAAAAGTCAAAGTTAGATAGCTACTTGTGCAGCAAGCAAACTCTGATTTCAAAGAAAGAAGTAGGATTAATTATTGAAATTATACCAGATTCTGTTCAAAAAATAGTTGATGCAGGCTATTTAACTGCAATGCGTGTGGCAAATTCACCAAATGCAATGTATCAAATTGAAGAGGTAAATAAGCTAGTTGAGGATTGTCTTGGGGTGATTGTGGAGGATATAAGTGCCTCAATGATTAGTTTCCATCATGTTTTATCTAAATATGCTAAGCACTCATTTACAATTCTAGAGATTATTGCTTTTACCCTATCTGGACAACTTAAGCCATACCGAGTAAGTGAAAGTAGAACGTTGGCAGATAACTATTATAATGATGCACAGCTAAAAGTATGTATGGGAATCATAAAAAAAAGAAAACAAGAAGAAAATGGATTTAGCTTTAATGATGTAATGAAAAGCCTGAAAGTTGGGGAGAAGAGGTTATGGAAAGTGTTGAGAGAGCAAGGTATTGAGGCAGATTACACTTTGATTTGGAAGGATGGTAGGAAAAGGTATTACTTCAAAGAGGAGACTATTCTAAGAATTAAAGCATACATAAGCAAGTCAACCGAGATTAATGAATTAAATGCTATAGAAGGGATCTGA
- a CDS encoding site-specific integrase — MKKNIDIKDFELLNKSTKNIINDILDSTKKRISREKSTNTIRAYSADLDHFTTWCTEKGVNSVPVDDEIFAIYLTSLAISGYKTSTIYRKMSAISHAHIVNGFKRPKTVSIRKIILGIEDVYGNEEVIKTPVPVDLLKVMLSKVQLKLKGTRDKAILLIGFSGALRRSELVAINVEDISFNDKGIEVIIRKSNNNQNKSCEKLVIHYGNCIDTCPARAVQDLITLSGIKSGPLFRCNYRIGSNRLNDRAVTLMLKRYVKAAGFDEKLFSSQSLRSGFIITATKAGYNDQSIMVRSRYNTSVMIRKYTALAEALHETEVKNIGL; from the coding sequence ATGAAGAAAAACATTGATATTAAGGATTTTGAACTTTTGAATAAAAGTACAAAAAATATTATAAATGATATCTTAGATAGCACAAAAAAGAGAATATCTCGTGAAAAATCAACTAATACAATAAGGGCATATAGTGCCGATTTAGATCATTTTACAACATGGTGCACTGAAAAAGGTGTTAACTCTGTACCAGTTGATGATGAGATATTTGCAATATATCTAACTAGTTTAGCAATTAGTGGGTATAAAACAAGCACTATTTATAGGAAAATGAGTGCAATTTCACATGCTCATATAGTAAATGGATTTAAAAGACCAAAGACTGTGTCAATCCGGAAAATTATTCTGGGTATTGAAGATGTTTACGGCAATGAAGAAGTAATTAAGACACCGGTACCTGTTGATTTACTAAAAGTTATGTTAAGCAAGGTGCAATTAAAACTTAAGGGGACACGCGATAAGGCGATTTTACTTATTGGTTTTTCGGGAGCATTGAGAAGGAGTGAGTTAGTCGCAATTAATGTAGAGGATATTAGTTTCAATGATAAAGGCATTGAAGTGATAATTCGAAAATCTAATAACAATCAAAATAAAAGCTGCGAGAAACTCGTAATACATTATGGTAATTGCATCGATACATGCCCTGCTAGGGCCGTTCAAGACCTGATTACTCTGTCCGGTATTAAAAGTGGTCCTTTGTTCCGTTGTAATTATCGAATCGGTTCAAATAGACTTAATGATAGAGCAGTTACCTTAATGTTGAAGAGATATGTAAAAGCAGCTGGTTTTGATGAGAAGCTTTTCTCGTCTCAGAGTCTCAGGTCAGGATTTATTATTACTGCAACCAAAGCAGGATATAATGACCAGTCAATAATGGTTCGATCAAGATATAATACATCGGTTATGATCCGTAAGTACACAGCACTGGCTGAAGCGCTACATGAGACCGAAGTAAAAAATATTGGATTATGA